A single region of the Pseudomonadota bacterium genome encodes:
- a CDS encoding GatB/YqeY domain-containing protein, with product MSLLERIAADVKEAMKKQEKIRLGALRMLLAEAKNRRIECLRELEDQDVLQVLTRMVKQRQDSAEQFARGGREDLAAKERSEIEYLQVYLPQALSPDELEMMVKEAIAEAGAESKKEMGQVMKLLMPKIAGRADGKAVNQLVGRFLV from the coding sequence ATGAGTTTATTGGAACGGATTGCGGCCGACGTCAAGGAGGCTATGAAAAAGCAGGAGAAAATTCGTCTTGGGGCGTTGCGGATGTTGCTGGCGGAGGCAAAGAACCGGCGCATTGAATGTCTGCGTGAACTGGAGGATCAGGATGTGCTGCAGGTGCTCACGCGGATGGTCAAACAGCGTCAGGACTCGGCTGAGCAGTTTGCCCGGGGCGGCCGGGAGGATCTGGCGGCCAAGGAGCGCAGCGAGATCGAATATCTACAGGTTTATCTGCCTCAGGCTCTGAGTCCGGACGAATTGGAGATGATGGTCAAGGAGGCCATTGCCGAGGCCGGTGCCGAAAGCAAGAAGGAGATGGGCCAGGTCATGAAACTGTTGATGCCGAAAATTGCGGGCCGGGCGGACGGCAAGGCGGTCAATCAGCTGGTTGGGCGCTTCCTGGTTTGA